Part of the Vigna unguiculata cultivar IT97K-499-35 chromosome 3, ASM411807v1, whole genome shotgun sequence genome, TAAAGACAGCTTGACAATACGACTCTTTACAAACCTAATTGCATTTCCCATGCTCATTGAAAGTGGTCTGCATTCAGCAAAGAATGAAACATAACTGTTGATTTTTGCAGTTAAATCCCTAACAAGGGCCTTTTCATGATCTGTGCAGTAATCTCTAATGGCATCTTGAAGGGCTCTCAGCATTGCTATACAACGAGCATTACCCCCTGATATTTCTCCTGTCGAATAACGAAGTCCTGCCTGAAAattaaataagacaaaaatgacCACCGTGCCTGAATTGCTATTTATGTTTTGACTTTACTTTCATACGTACAAAAAGCTCATTTAAATTGAAGAACTACCTATGCTGTTCAAAGctccaaaaacaatttcacgTCAAATCTGACTCATACATACTAACAAGTCATGATAGTATACAAACCACTGGCTACagaaactcaaaaaataaattaatttaaattaaatggttTGAATGAGCATTTTGGTGAGAATTTTCATCCAAAGAAAGAAGGGTGAATGCCCAGCACACCGTGTATATTTACATTGGTTAACATACATATTTGAAGCATGCAAACAAAGGACATACAGTTTGAGTTAAACACTCGATAGCATCAAGGTCTTAAAAATAAACCACAATGCATTAAAAGTAGTAAGATTCAATATGAAATGAGAATAATTAAGAGACAAGTGGACAACAGAGCAAATATATGCAACCATAAATAATGAACTATCAATGAATAAACAGTGgtcagaatttattttttagatcaCAATTGTAACTGTCCTGGTCTACAAGTAGACCTCATGTGAATTAATTCCAAAAGAGTACCTCAAATACAGAAGGGTGCACTAAACCAAGGTGGAAAAACTTTGATTCAAGATTAGAAAGCTTAGTCCTATGTTCATATTGAGGCAAATGCTGAAATAATTCAACTCTGGTTCTAGATTCAGTTGGATTGCCTACTGCACGTCTTCTAGCCTTTTCCATTCGGGTTTCATCATCAACTTGCTTTCGTGGATGAGGAGCATCCTTTTTCCTGTCTTTATCCAATGGACGATCTCCTGGGTTTTTATCAGCAGCCACCGGAGAAGAAGGACCAGTTTTCTTTTGTGAAGACTGCTTTGTACTTTTACCCATGGCAGCCCTACCAGTTCCAGCAACAGCCTTACTTCCCTCAGCTGTAAGAAAAATGACCAAAAGCATAAGCACAAGTACACAAACTATATAAAAGGATGCAAAGTAATTAAAGTTCTTCTTGAGTACTGCAACTGCACTATATAACGCAGAATTCCATCTCTCTTCCATGGCCAAGGCCAAACAAAGGACATAATGcaaacttaatataaatttatagaatttcatcaaatactttcagaaaacaaagtaaaagagataaaaaaaaaaaaaaaaaaaaggtgacaaCCTCAAATATGTGCAACCAAAATTAGAAACCACTCTGGCACGAACTAAAATTACATGAGTTTCATTGTAACAAAGGATTCATAATCCAACATCACTCTAAAATTCCAGTAAGAAAACAAGAATAATCCAATCTAACACGTTAAATGTAtagtttagaaaaaattgtatgCAGATAAGTAATCAATCAACAAATACCATCTGAACTTCAAACTACAGACGATGATTTAATCAATTATAGTCACAAATTTAGTCATGATCAAAGTACAAGGGAGAAAACAAATtgtaattaacacaaaaaaccCTAATAAACCTTTAGCAGCTCTCTGTGCTTCTTGCAAGGCTCGTCTCTCCGCTTTGGTAGTTTTTTCTTTCAGTGGCTTTGACCTTGATTTTATAGcctctttctcttcctctccCTTCTTTTCTAatacatgaaagaaaaaatagatataattcATTAATCATATATGCATAACAACAGTGACATtgaacaataaaacaataaatgagAATTCCGTGTGTACCAATGTCAGTTTCAAGGTTTCGATTCTCCGAATAATCGTAGCTCCGAGATGTCACTTGGCCATGGACGGAAGAATTCTGCATCTCCGGAACAGAAAGATGACTTGGCGACAGAATCTTGTGGGAATCGGTAGTGGAGGATTCAGGAACAAAGAAACCAACTTGACGAATTTTGGGATCCCCAAGACTATGAGAGACACGAGTTGAATCCATGTGAGGATGAAAGAGGCAACGTGTGTTTCAGTTAACTGAAGATTTGAAGTTTGTTacagaaaaggaaaattagggtttgtgTTGTTCATTTGAGATTGAAGGATTTTTTCCCACTAGAGTTGCGTTGTCATTACGTTCTGTTTCTGGCCGTTATTCCATTGCCCTAGAGGCGGGAATCCAAATTTTACATATTAACTACttaacttattaattattattattattattattattataatttatcagACAAGacataagaaatataataatttttatcttattcttGAAATAAGATCATTTTCCTACAATCAT contains:
- the LOC114176624 gene encoding translation initiation factor eIF-2B subunit delta-like isoform X1 — protein: MDSTRVSHSLGDPKIRQVGFFVPESSTTDSHKILSPSHLSVPEMQNSSVHGQVTSRSYDYSENRNLETDIEKKGEEEKEAIKSRSKPLKEKTTKAERRALQEAQRAAKAEGSKAVAGTGRAAMGKSTKQSSQKKTGPSSPVAADKNPGDRPLDKDRKKDAPHPRKQVDDETRMEKARRRAVGNPTESRTRVELFQHLPQYEHRTKLSNLESKFFHLGLVHPSVFEAGLRYSTGEISGGNARCIAMLRALQDAIRDYCTDHEKALVRDLTAKINSYVSFFAECRPLSMSMGNAIRFVKSRIVKLSLNYSEFEAKTTLCSDIDRFINEKIILADKVIVRHAFTKIKDGDVLLTYGLSCVVEMILLYAHELGKKFRVVVVDSQPRLEGQALLRRLVAKGLRCTYTHINAVSYIMHEVTRVLLGASAVLSNGTVYSRVGTSCVAMVAHELRVPVLICCEAYKFHERVLLDSICSNELGDPDAIARVPGRMDVNYLDNWASEDNLRLLNLMYDATPSDYVSVIVTDYGMLPPTSVPVIVREYREHLLM